Proteins encoded in a region of the Macrobrachium nipponense isolate FS-2020 chromosome 39, ASM1510439v2, whole genome shotgun sequence genome:
- the LOC135209976 gene encoding uncharacterized protein LOC135209976: MDDSEERGSFLSSEDAAQNIDSVFAQIGFGRWQLIQMAAAMLSYAALAPGLIGSTLTNAPIAYRCGDDDIYESSRPFDNECHYKYYDSDNATFHNESGTANVSVSCSQPTLASSYNGTASAMIIESNTSSPPCVAWEYDNTVFTSTVSMEVN; encoded by the exons GGGATCCTTTTTGTCATCGGAAGACGCGGCGCAGAACATAGACTCAGTCTTTGCTCAAATCGGTTTCGGTCGATGGCAGCTCATCCAGATGGCTGCTGCGATGCTGA GTTATGCCGCCTTAGCACCTGGCCTTATTGGCTCAACGTTGACAAATGCGCCTATCGCCTACAGATGTGGCGACGACGATAT ATATGAATCGTCGAGGCCTTTTGACAATGAGTGTCATTACAAGTACTACGACTCAGACAATGCCACATTCCATAATGAAAGTGGCACTGCGAATGTCAGCGTGAGTTGTAGCCAGCCAACGTTAGCTTCTTCATATAATG gtaCAGCCTCCGCCATGATCATTGAATCCAACACTTCGAGTCCGCCTTGTGTTGCGTGGGAGTATGACAATACGGTTTTCACTTCGACCGTTTCGATGGAGGTAAATTGA
- the LOC135209975 gene encoding uncharacterized protein LOC135209975, with amino-acid sequence MYLWLTHSVFALLPRSDMDDSEERGSFLSSEDAAQNIDSVFAQIGFGRWQLIQMAAAMLSYAALAPGLIGSTLTNAPIAYRCGDDDIYESSRPFDNECHYKYYDSDNATFHNESGTANVSVSCSQPTLASSYNGTASAMIIESNTSSPPCVAWDYDNTVFTSTVSMEVN; translated from the exons ATGTATCTATGGTTGACTCACTCCGTGTTTGCTCTTCTTCCTAGGTCTGACATGGATGACAGCGAGGAAAG GGGATCCTTTTTGTCATCGGAAGACGCGGCGCAGAACATAGACTCAGTCTTTGCTCAAATCGGTTTCGGTCGATGGCAGCTCATCCAGATGGCTGCTGCGATGCTGA GTTATGCCGCCTTAGCACCTGGCCTTATTGGCTCAACGTTGACAAATGCGCCTATCGCCTACAGATGTGGCGACGACGATAT ATATGAATCGTCGAGGCCTTTTGACAATGAGTGTCATTACAAGTACTACGACTCAGACAATGCCACATTCCATAATGAAAGTGGCACTGCGAATGTCAGCGTGAGTTGTAGCCAGCCAACGTTAGCTTCTTCATATAATG gtaCAGCCTCCGCCATGATCATTGAATCCAACACTTCGAGTCCGCCTTGCGTTGCGTGGGATTATGACAATACGGTTTTTACTTCGACCGTTTCGATGGAGGTAAATTGA